The following are encoded together in the Triticum dicoccoides isolate Atlit2015 ecotype Zavitan chromosome 6B, WEW_v2.0, whole genome shotgun sequence genome:
- the LOC119321773 gene encoding eukaryotic translation initiation factor 4B3-like isoform X1, with protein sequence MAVASAWAKPGSWALAAEEQDDLPPPPPPVPASDFPDLATAATTKVPKKKKVQPVSLASFNSAKFVLPSSRGPTPDMLLSLPTGPRERTEEELGGARWGNVSRGSDEMRRGGSGTEDYGPSRADEADDWGVKKPMERRERMGGFGGDSISSRADDVNDWVSTKKTAPSLPMERRERSSAFGSESQGRADDSTSWVSNKSYSAPPPPPSDGRRGGSVWGFNRDGCPDADSWARKREEVSSGGGSSSTRPRLVLQKRTLPIAVATDGEKDEGVEEEKGEFQPKSWSCNPFGAARPREEVLAAKVENLTKEVYEQEEKLVIQPKVRSWNPFGAARPREEVLAGKGEDWRKIDEKLEALKVREAPPELRSPGRRGSPVQGEENENGEVLERSTGRVWKKPTAVEAEVLSEQGRLPCCSSQPITQST encoded by the exons ATGGCCGTCGCCTCCGCCTGGGCCAAGCCCGGCTCATGGGCTCTCGCCGCCGAGGAGCAGGACGAcctccccccgccgccgccccccGTCCCAGCCTCCGACTTCCCCGacctcgccaccgccgccaccaccaaggtccccaagaagaagaaggtccAGCCAGTCTCCCTCGCCTCGTTCAACAGCGCCAAGTTCGTCCTCCCCTCCTCCCGTGGGCCCACCCCAGACATGCTGCTAAGCCTCCCCACCGGCCCCCGCGAGCGCACTGAGGAGGAGCTCGGCGGGGCACGCTGGGGCAACGTGTCTCGCGGCTCCGACGAGATGCGACGTGGCGGATCTGGCACGGAGGACTACGGCCCGTCCCGCGCCGACGAAGCGGATGATTGGGGTGTCAAGAAGCCGATGGAGAGGAGGGAGCGGATGGGAGGGTTTGGTGGTGATTCGATTTCGTCGCGTGCTGATGACGTCAACGACTGGGTGTCCACCAAGAAGACGGCGCCTTCTCTACCCATGGAGCGGAGGGAGCGTAGCAGCGCGTTTGGTAGCGAGTCGCAGGGACGCGCTGACGATTCCACGAGCTGGGTTTCCAACAAGAGCTACTCTGCTCCCCCGCCCCCACCTTCGGATGGCCGAAGGGGTGGGTCAGTTTGGGGTTTCAATAGGGATGGTTGTCCAGATGCTGATTCTTGGGCAAGGAAGAGAGAGGAGGTAAGCAGTGGTGGTGGTAGTAGCAGTACCCGTCCGCGTCTTGTTTTGCAGAAGCGAACTTTACCGATTGCCGTTGCAACTGATGGGGAGAAGGATGAGGGTGTAGAGGAAGAGAAAGGAGAGTTTCAGCCCAAAAGCTGGTCTTGCAATCCATTTGGGGCTGCACGCCCACGTGAGGAAGTGCTTGCCGCAAAGGTGGAGAACTTGACGAAGGAGGTGTATGAACAGGAGGAGAAGCTGGTGATTCAACCAAAAGTCAGATCTTGGAATCCGTTTGGGGCAGCCCGCCCACGGGAGGAAGTGCTTGCTGGGAAGGGGGAAGATTGGAGGAAGATTGATGAGAAGCTTGAGGCCCTGAAGGTGCGTGAAGCACCACCTGAGCTTAGGTCCCCTGGGAGGAGGGGTTCCCCAGTCCAAGGCGAGGAGAACGAGAACGGCGAAGTGCTGGAGAGGAGTACTGGCAGAGTGTGGAAGAAACCTACTGCAGTTGAGGCTGAAGTACTATCTGAACAAGG GAGACTTCCTTGCTGTTCCAGTCAACCAATTACACAATCCACCTAA
- the LOC119321773 gene encoding eukaryotic translation initiation factor 4B3-like isoform X2, which translates to MAVASAWAKPGSWALAAEEQDDLPPPPPPVPASDFPDLATAATTKVPKKKKVQPVSLASFNSAKFVLPSSRGPTPDMLLSLPTGPRERTEEELGGARWGNVSRGSDEMRRGGSGTEDYGPSRADEADDWGVKKPMERRERMGGFGGDSISSRADDVNDWVSTKKTAPSLPMERRERSSAFGSESQGRADDSTSWVSNKSYSAPPPPPSDGRRGGSVWGFNRDGCPDADSWARKREEVSSGGGSSSTRPRLVLQKRTLPIAVATDGEKDEGVEEEKGEFQPKSWSCNPFGAARPREEVLAAKVENLTKEVYEQEEKLVIQPKVRSWNPFGAARPREEVLAGKGEDWRKIDEKLEALKVREAPPELRSPGRRGSPVQGEENENGEVLERSTGRVWKKPTAVEAEVLSEQGSEATGAAPAN; encoded by the coding sequence ATGGCCGTCGCCTCCGCCTGGGCCAAGCCCGGCTCATGGGCTCTCGCCGCCGAGGAGCAGGACGAcctccccccgccgccgccccccGTCCCAGCCTCCGACTTCCCCGacctcgccaccgccgccaccaccaaggtccccaagaagaagaaggtccAGCCAGTCTCCCTCGCCTCGTTCAACAGCGCCAAGTTCGTCCTCCCCTCCTCCCGTGGGCCCACCCCAGACATGCTGCTAAGCCTCCCCACCGGCCCCCGCGAGCGCACTGAGGAGGAGCTCGGCGGGGCACGCTGGGGCAACGTGTCTCGCGGCTCCGACGAGATGCGACGTGGCGGATCTGGCACGGAGGACTACGGCCCGTCCCGCGCCGACGAAGCGGATGATTGGGGTGTCAAGAAGCCGATGGAGAGGAGGGAGCGGATGGGAGGGTTTGGTGGTGATTCGATTTCGTCGCGTGCTGATGACGTCAACGACTGGGTGTCCACCAAGAAGACGGCGCCTTCTCTACCCATGGAGCGGAGGGAGCGTAGCAGCGCGTTTGGTAGCGAGTCGCAGGGACGCGCTGACGATTCCACGAGCTGGGTTTCCAACAAGAGCTACTCTGCTCCCCCGCCCCCACCTTCGGATGGCCGAAGGGGTGGGTCAGTTTGGGGTTTCAATAGGGATGGTTGTCCAGATGCTGATTCTTGGGCAAGGAAGAGAGAGGAGGTAAGCAGTGGTGGTGGTAGTAGCAGTACCCGTCCGCGTCTTGTTTTGCAGAAGCGAACTTTACCGATTGCCGTTGCAACTGATGGGGAGAAGGATGAGGGTGTAGAGGAAGAGAAAGGAGAGTTTCAGCCCAAAAGCTGGTCTTGCAATCCATTTGGGGCTGCACGCCCACGTGAGGAAGTGCTTGCCGCAAAGGTGGAGAACTTGACGAAGGAGGTGTATGAACAGGAGGAGAAGCTGGTGATTCAACCAAAAGTCAGATCTTGGAATCCGTTTGGGGCAGCCCGCCCACGGGAGGAAGTGCTTGCTGGGAAGGGGGAAGATTGGAGGAAGATTGATGAGAAGCTTGAGGCCCTGAAGGTGCGTGAAGCACCACCTGAGCTTAGGTCCCCTGGGAGGAGGGGTTCCCCAGTCCAAGGCGAGGAGAACGAGAACGGCGAAGTGCTGGAGAGGAGTACTGGCAGAGTGTGGAAGAAACCTACTGCAGTTGAGGCTGAAGTACTATCTGAACAAGG